In one Bradyrhizobium sp. 4 genomic region, the following are encoded:
- a CDS encoding tetratricopeptide repeat protein, whose translation MRTFLVAILLTLAAPLSAHAQSADLVLCDRVAADPSDPDKPADMRGVTEIAASDVATAIKFCKQAAPSSRRAMFALGRAYAANRQTAEAMAAWRKAADKGSSAAMVELGVAYGTGSGVARDEAQARKLFEKAAQAGNPRGISNLAALSGTGGAAPADPAQARALLGRAAETNAEAQYQLGVMLSEGTGGAKDDAAARALFEKAAAQNHPGALERMGAFAQEGRGGPKDKDAAKSYYERAAALGDADAKQALERLRCPYAIKDKQGKLVTTLCF comes from the coding sequence ATGCGGACTTTCCTCGTTGCCATCCTCCTCACGCTTGCGGCGCCGTTGTCGGCGCATGCGCAATCGGCCGATCTCGTCCTGTGCGACCGGGTCGCCGCCGACCCCAGCGATCCCGACAAGCCGGCCGACATGAGGGGCGTGACGGAGATTGCGGCCTCCGACGTTGCGACCGCCATCAAGTTCTGCAAGCAGGCCGCGCCGTCATCGCGACGCGCGATGTTCGCGCTCGGCCGCGCCTATGCGGCCAACCGGCAGACGGCGGAAGCGATGGCAGCCTGGCGCAAGGCCGCCGACAAGGGATCGAGTGCGGCGATGGTCGAGCTCGGTGTGGCCTACGGCACCGGCTCCGGTGTCGCCAGGGATGAAGCGCAGGCGCGCAAATTGTTCGAGAAGGCGGCGCAGGCCGGCAATCCCCGCGGCATCAGCAATCTCGCCGCGCTCAGTGGTACCGGCGGTGCCGCGCCGGCCGATCCCGCACAGGCGCGCGCATTGCTCGGCAGGGCCGCCGAGACCAATGCCGAGGCGCAGTACCAGCTCGGCGTGATGCTCTCCGAAGGTACCGGCGGGGCGAAGGACGACGCCGCGGCGCGCGCGCTGTTCGAGAAGGCGGCCGCGCAAAACCATCCCGGCGCGCTGGAGCGGATGGGTGCCTTCGCACAGGAAGGCCGCGGCGGGCCAAAGGACAAGGACGCCGCGAAATCCTATTACGAGCGCGCCGCAGCGCTCGGCGATGCGGATGCCAAGCAGGCGCTGGAGCGGCTGCGCTGTCCCTATGCGATCAAGGACAAGCAGGGCAAGCTCGTCACCACGCTGTGCTTCTAA
- a CDS encoding GrlR family regulatory protein: MFEGFYKVRFQLGDGVGRSVMHAGNGKMLGGNSAFAHIGTYAKTEAGVDIVINTVRHNPDPTYRAMAGTDDATLLAKGWADGDLYRFKGELKELPGVPFQSLMTPITEDEMPIAGGVGEAGIADGLYSVHLRMLDGVDGGLTGVMLLNKGRILGGDASFYYLGSYTAANGRWKGQILNQEHTPAKDDPIFGGHEVGIGFSGTYDVEEAVLEATALAGKRSLRLTAALKLMHRA, encoded by the coding sequence GTGTTTGAAGGCTTCTACAAGGTGAGATTTCAGCTCGGCGACGGGGTCGGCCGAAGCGTGATGCATGCTGGCAACGGCAAGATGCTCGGCGGTAATTCGGCCTTCGCCCATATCGGCACCTACGCCAAGACCGAAGCCGGCGTCGACATCGTGATCAACACGGTCCGCCACAACCCCGATCCGACCTATCGCGCCATGGCGGGCACGGACGATGCGACCCTGCTGGCCAAGGGCTGGGCCGACGGCGATCTCTATCGCTTCAAGGGCGAGCTCAAGGAGCTGCCCGGCGTACCCTTTCAGTCGTTGATGACGCCGATCACCGAAGACGAGATGCCGATCGCCGGCGGCGTCGGCGAGGCCGGCATCGCCGACGGGCTTTACTCGGTGCATCTGCGCATGCTCGACGGCGTCGACGGCGGTCTCACCGGCGTGATGCTGCTCAACAAGGGCCGCATCCTCGGCGGCGACGCATCATTCTACTATCTCGGCAGCTACACCGCCGCCAACGGGCGCTGGAAGGGCCAGATCCTCAATCAGGAGCACACGCCGGCCAAGGACGATCCGATCTTCGGCGGCCACGAGGTCGGCATCGGCTTCTCCGGCACTTATGATGTCGAGGAGGCGGTCCTGGAGGCAACGGCGCTCGCCGGCAAGCGCAGCCTGCGCCTGACCGCCGCGCTCAAGCTGATGCACCGCGCCTGA
- a CDS encoding DUF2161 family putative PD-(D/E)XK-type phosphodiesterase → METTLYLPVKRFLEELGFTVKGEIGGCDLVGLSAGDPPVVVIGELKLSFNLELILQAVDRAPAGDEVWIAAKMSVRGKGRETDARYRNLCRRLGFGMLGVTDRGQVEVLVKPPTAAPRREPKVRSRLVAEHQRRQGDPVLGGSTRAPIMTAYRQQALACASELAVGPRRVSELRERCPDAGKIMLNNVYGWFERTERGIYGLTEAGHAALKRWPQQRLADVAGVASPP, encoded by the coding sequence TTGGAAACCACGCTCTATCTGCCTGTCAAACGCTTCCTCGAAGAGCTCGGCTTCACGGTCAAGGGCGAGATCGGCGGCTGCGATCTCGTGGGCCTCAGCGCCGGCGATCCGCCGGTAGTCGTGATCGGCGAGCTCAAGCTGAGCTTCAATCTCGAACTAATCCTTCAGGCGGTCGATCGTGCACCGGCCGGCGACGAGGTCTGGATTGCCGCAAAGATGTCGGTGCGCGGCAAGGGACGCGAGACCGACGCGCGCTATCGCAATCTCTGTCGCCGCCTCGGCTTCGGCATGCTCGGGGTGACCGACCGCGGTCAGGTCGAGGTGTTGGTGAAGCCGCCGACGGCAGCGCCACGCCGCGAGCCGAAGGTCCGTTCGCGCCTCGTCGCAGAGCATCAGCGCCGCCAGGGCGATCCGGTGCTGGGCGGCAGCACGCGCGCGCCGATCATGACGGCCTATCGGCAGCAGGCGCTGGCCTGCGCCTCGGAGCTTGCGGTAGGCCCGCGGAGGGTGAGCGAATTGCGCGAACGCTGTCCCGATGCCGGCAAGATCATGCTTAACAATGTGTATGGCTGGTTCGAACGCACCGAGCGGGGAATCTACGGGCTGACGGAAGCTGGCCACGCGGCGCTGAAACGCTGGCCACAACAGCGGCTTGCGGATGTTGCCGGTGTCGCGTCACCACCCTGA
- a CDS encoding HAMP domain-containing methyl-accepting chemotaxis protein — MIGMIQNLRIGTKLGIASALSILLVGLMIYTQMSGNLAVKRANQTATEQQTIALTAAEAKAAQRGMQIGLRDMRLANGPESFKAASEYLAARVTRAHGFADAMLKLSHSPENRGRMEKLKGGIGEYAKGAQQIAAIKTEIIGIEAKRVAGGELPADAVAKIAKLNDEAVRVAREVTLPVANEVEVLANKIVEFSKSSADEANVTAAKEMASAELMSLAIGLSAALLLVASCVFSIFSIARPMRALSLSMEKLAEGDFGVVLPGLGRKDEVGQVAGAVEKFKVVSAQKAQAEAEAKIKQDQVAAQQRKADMIKLADGFEGAVGEIIETVSSASTELEASAATLTSTAERAQELTTMVAAASEEASTNVQSVASATEELTSSVNEISRQVQESARMANDAVNQARTTNDRVGELSKAAARIGDVVELINTIAGQTNLLALNATIEAARAGEAGRGFAVVASEVKALAEQTAKATGEIGQQITGIQAATQESVSAIKEISGTIERLSEISSTIAAAVEEQGAATQEISRNVQQAAQGTQQVSSNIMDVQRGASETGSASSQVLSAAQSLSGDSNRLKLEVGKFLSTVRAA, encoded by the coding sequence ATGATTGGCATGATCCAGAATTTGCGCATTGGAACCAAGCTTGGGATCGCTTCGGCCCTGAGCATTCTTCTGGTGGGCCTGATGATCTACACCCAGATGTCCGGCAACTTGGCGGTTAAAAGAGCTAATCAGACTGCGACCGAGCAACAGACAATCGCGCTCACTGCTGCAGAGGCGAAGGCGGCGCAGCGCGGCATGCAGATCGGCCTTCGCGACATGCGCCTCGCCAATGGCCCCGAGAGCTTCAAAGCGGCGAGCGAGTACCTTGCGGCCCGGGTGACGCGGGCACACGGATTTGCCGACGCGATGTTGAAGCTGAGCCATTCCCCGGAAAATCGAGGACGCATGGAGAAGCTCAAGGGCGGTATTGGAGAATATGCCAAGGGTGCCCAGCAGATCGCAGCGATCAAGACCGAGATCATTGGGATCGAAGCTAAGCGCGTCGCCGGCGGCGAACTGCCGGCTGATGCTGTTGCAAAGATCGCAAAACTCAACGACGAGGCAGTCCGCGTCGCTCGCGAGGTGACTTTGCCCGTCGCGAACGAAGTTGAGGTGCTGGCCAACAAAATTGTTGAATTTTCGAAGAGCAGCGCCGATGAGGCCAATGTCACTGCCGCAAAGGAAATGGCTTCAGCCGAACTCATGTCGCTGGCGATCGGCCTGTCGGCAGCGTTATTGTTGGTCGCAAGCTGCGTGTTCTCGATTTTCAGCATTGCCCGTCCCATGCGCGCATTGAGCCTTTCCATGGAGAAGCTTGCCGAGGGTGATTTCGGAGTGGTGCTGCCCGGCCTCGGCCGTAAGGACGAGGTTGGCCAGGTCGCTGGAGCGGTCGAGAAATTCAAGGTGGTGTCGGCACAGAAGGCCCAAGCGGAAGCCGAAGCCAAGATCAAGCAGGACCAGGTTGCCGCGCAGCAGCGCAAGGCGGACATGATCAAGCTCGCTGATGGTTTTGAAGGCGCTGTCGGCGAGATCATCGAAACCGTGTCTTCGGCCTCGACCGAACTCGAGGCCTCCGCGGCAACGCTCACTTCCACCGCCGAGCGAGCGCAGGAGCTCACCACCATGGTCGCTGCGGCCTCGGAGGAAGCCTCAACCAATGTGCAGTCTGTGGCGTCCGCCACTGAGGAACTGACGTCGTCCGTCAATGAGATCAGCCGCCAAGTGCAGGAATCGGCGCGAATGGCCAATGATGCCGTCAACCAGGCCCGCACCACCAACGATCGAGTCGGCGAGTTGTCGAAGGCTGCCGCGCGCATCGGCGATGTGGTAGAACTGATCAACACCATAGCCGGCCAGACCAATCTGCTGGCTCTCAACGCAACCATCGAGGCGGCCCGTGCTGGCGAGGCCGGTCGCGGCTTCGCAGTCGTGGCTTCGGAGGTTAAAGCCCTGGCCGAGCAGACCGCAAAGGCGACCGGCGAGATCGGTCAGCAGATCACCGGTATTCAAGCCGCGACCCAGGAATCGGTGAGCGCCATCAAGGAAATCAGCGGCACCATCGAGCGGCTGTCGGAGATTTCGTCAACCATTGCCGCAGCAGTCGAAGAGCAGGGCGCGGCGACGCAGGAGATTTCCCGCAACGTCCAGCAGGCGGCGCAAGGCACCCAGCAGGTCTCCTCCAACATCATGGATGTGCAGCGGGGAGCTAGTGAGACCGGGTCGGCTTCCTCGCAAGTTTTATCTGCTGCGCAGTCACTCTCAGGTGATTCTAATCGTCTCAAGCTGGAGGTTGGCAAGTTTCTTAGCACAGTGAGGGCTGCGTAG
- a CDS encoding substrate-binding domain-containing protein has translation METIRMLSTLGLMGAMRSLSSAYEAATGVRIDADFAPTLALLKRLRDGEAADLVILTREGLDEMIGEGRVVSGNAADLARSFVGIAVRAGQAHPDIATESALRNTLLAARSVAYSRLGASGVYFAQLVVRMGIAAQINAKATIVEQGFTAERLVTGEADLAVQQISELKQVEGIEVVGPVPHDLQTPAVFSAGRMANAKHAEAADRLLRYLASPEVIPVLRQSGLEP, from the coding sequence ATGGAAACAATTCGCATGCTTTCGACGCTCGGCCTGATGGGCGCGATGCGCAGCCTGTCCTCCGCGTACGAGGCCGCGACCGGCGTCCGCATCGACGCCGACTTCGCGCCGACTCTGGCGCTGCTCAAACGGTTGCGGGACGGCGAGGCCGCCGATCTCGTGATCCTCACCCGCGAAGGGCTCGACGAGATGATCGGCGAGGGCCGCGTCGTCTCAGGGAACGCAGCCGATCTCGCGCGCTCCTTCGTCGGCATCGCGGTGCGGGCAGGGCAAGCACATCCCGACATCGCCACGGAATCCGCGCTGCGCAATACGCTGCTGGCGGCGCGATCCGTGGCCTATTCGCGGCTGGGCGCGAGCGGCGTGTACTTCGCCCAGCTGGTCGTCCGGATGGGGATCGCGGCCCAGATCAATGCCAAGGCCACCATCGTCGAGCAGGGCTTTACCGCAGAGCGGCTCGTGACCGGCGAAGCTGACCTCGCCGTGCAGCAGATCAGCGAGCTGAAGCAGGTCGAAGGCATCGAGGTGGTCGGCCCGGTCCCGCACGATCTGCAAACGCCGGCCGTGTTCTCCGCCGGCCGGATGGCCAACGCCAAACATGCCGAAGCCGCTGACCGGCTGCTGCGCTATCTGGCATCGCCCGAGGTCATTCCCGTGCTGCGCCAATCGGGGCTGGAGCCTTGA
- a CDS encoding DUF2735 domain-containing protein, producing MMNNGLSHGSAQIYQFPVGGRSALGGRRNGETRLPANHASLPVNETICSGSWYHQEAVDEAKPKWDR from the coding sequence ATGATGAACAATGGACTGAGTCACGGATCTGCACAGATCTACCAATTCCCTGTCGGGGGCCGCTCGGCTCTCGGGGGGCGCCGCAACGGTGAGACCCGCCTTCCCGCCAACCACGCCTCGCTCCCCGTGAACGAGACGATTTGCAGCGGCAGCTGGTACCATCAGGAAGCAGTCGATGAAGCCAAGCCGAAATGGGATCGCTGA
- a CDS encoding GrlR family regulatory protein: MLDGLYKVEYGVNDAFGRSIMCMHDGKLLGGNSAFAHLGSYFERDGEIIAEVITERHNDDPNYKPLMGADVASIGARGRLVGNQIRLAGSADTMPGAGFWANLTRLDDEGLPPQGTIGPGGVVNGLYAIHLRALDGVDAGLSGVMLLMDGRILGGDAFFYYLGSYSSADGRWKGEILNQEHTPAKGENPVFGGYEVGIGFSGTCTTDSGELEGIALAGKRSLRLAASLKLMRRA, from the coding sequence TTGCTGGACGGACTCTACAAGGTTGAATACGGGGTCAACGATGCCTTCGGCCGCAGCATCATGTGCATGCATGACGGCAAGCTGCTGGGCGGCAATTCGGCATTCGCGCATCTCGGAAGCTATTTCGAGCGCGACGGCGAGATCATCGCCGAAGTCATCACCGAACGGCATAACGACGATCCCAACTACAAGCCGCTGATGGGGGCCGACGTCGCCTCGATCGGCGCGCGCGGCCGGCTCGTTGGCAACCAGATCCGTCTCGCGGGCAGCGCGGACACGATGCCGGGCGCCGGTTTCTGGGCCAATCTCACCCGGCTCGATGACGAGGGGTTGCCGCCGCAGGGGACGATTGGTCCGGGCGGGGTGGTGAACGGGCTCTATGCGATCCACCTGCGCGCGCTCGACGGCGTCGATGCCGGGCTCTCCGGCGTCATGCTGCTGATGGACGGCCGCATCCTCGGCGGCGATGCGTTCTTCTACTATCTCGGCTCCTATTCCTCGGCCGACGGCCGCTGGAAGGGCGAAATCCTCAACCAGGAGCACACGCCGGCGAAAGGCGAGAACCCCGTGTTCGGCGGCTATGAGGTCGGGATCGGTTTCTCCGGCACCTGCACAACGGACAGCGGCGAGCTCGAAGGCATCGCGCTTGCAGGCAAGCGCAGCTTGCGGCTGGCAGCATCGCTCAAGTTGATGCGACGGGCGTAG
- the kynU gene encoding kynureninase — MTMLRVYDDTKALFHMPDGVIYLDGNSLGALPLGVAERVSRVITAEWGDELIRAWNTAGWYAQPRHVGDRIARLIGAEAGSIMVGDTLSLKVYQALAAALDMNASRKVVLSDTGNFPTDLYMAEGLIATLGRGHQLRLVAPEEIEASLSEEIAVLYITEVDYRTGRRHNMAKLTARAHALGIVTVWDLAHSAGALPVDLAGTGADFAAGCTYKYINAGPGAPAFLYVALRHADSVRAALSGWMGHAKPFAFELAYAAAGGVERMRVGTPPVLAMAALEASLDIWDRVDIREVRARSLALGDLLIAEVERRCPSLKLVTPRAHQRRGSQVSFAFAGGYAAMQALIARGVIGDFRAPDIMRFGITPLYIGESEIVRAAEFIEEVIAGEVWRRPEYQVVNAVT; from the coding sequence ATGACCATGCTTCGCGTTTACGACGACACCAAAGCGCTGTTCCATATGCCCGACGGTGTCATCTATCTCGACGGCAATTCGCTCGGCGCGCTGCCGCTTGGCGTGGCCGAGCGCGTCAGTCGCGTCATCACCGCCGAGTGGGGCGATGAGTTGATCCGCGCCTGGAACACAGCGGGCTGGTATGCCCAGCCGCGTCATGTCGGGGATCGCATCGCGCGACTGATCGGCGCGGAAGCCGGCTCCATCATGGTCGGAGATACGCTGTCGCTCAAAGTCTATCAGGCGCTCGCCGCCGCGCTCGATATGAACGCATCGCGCAAGGTCGTCCTGTCGGACACCGGTAATTTTCCGACCGACCTCTATATGGCCGAAGGCCTGATCGCGACGCTCGGCCGTGGCCATCAATTGCGCCTGGTCGCGCCGGAGGAGATCGAGGCGTCGTTGTCGGAGGAGATCGCGGTGCTCTACATCACCGAGGTCGATTACCGCACCGGACGGCGCCACAACATGGCGAAGCTGACTGCAAGAGCGCATGCGCTCGGCATCGTCACGGTATGGGACCTCGCGCATTCGGCCGGCGCGCTGCCGGTTGACCTTGCAGGCACCGGCGCTGATTTCGCCGCCGGATGCACCTACAAATACATCAACGCCGGTCCCGGCGCGCCAGCCTTCCTCTACGTCGCGCTGCGCCACGCCGACAGCGTGCGAGCCGCTTTGTCGGGGTGGATGGGGCACGCAAAGCCATTCGCGTTCGAGCTTGCCTATGCAGCCGCGGGCGGTGTCGAGCGCATGCGCGTCGGCACGCCGCCGGTGCTGGCAATGGCGGCGCTGGAGGCTTCGCTCGACATCTGGGACCGCGTCGATATCAGGGAAGTCCGCGCGCGTTCGCTGGCGCTCGGCGATCTCCTGATTGCCGAGGTCGAACGCCGCTGTCCGTCCTTGAAGCTCGTCACCCCGCGCGCTCATCAGCGTCGCGGCTCGCAAGTCTCCTTCGCCTTCGCAGGCGGCTACGCTGCGATGCAGGCCCTCATCGCCCGCGGCGTGATCGGCGATTTCCGCGCGCCTGACATTATGAGGTTTGGCATCACGCCGCTGTATATCGGCGAGAGCGAGATCGTGCGGGCCGCCGAGTTCATCGAGGAGGTGATCGCGGGCGAGGTGTGGCGGCGGCCGGAGTATCAGGTGGTGAATGCGGTGACGTGA
- a CDS encoding GNAT family N-acetyltransferase, with protein sequence MSLAADFGLEVTSRPKSVQGYVRTLSQQEELPLLRDHLLRLDAESRHDRFNGFLDDSFIERYAARCAEDGTVIVAYIVDGVVRGAAELHPPEGDSLPEVAFSVEASARRQNVGTVLFSRLIAEARWKGYKRLRITTGAENHAMRALARKFGAHLQFRHGESTGTIDLAKAPEDELADLAASPFAAGRALISFNSTCWKIISSIYGNRAA encoded by the coding sequence TTGTCACTCGCAGCAGATTTTGGACTTGAAGTAACCAGTCGCCCGAAGTCCGTTCAGGGCTACGTGCGCACGTTGAGCCAGCAGGAAGAATTGCCGCTCTTGCGCGATCACCTGCTGAGGCTTGATGCCGAAAGCCGGCACGACCGCTTCAACGGTTTTCTCGACGACAGTTTCATCGAGCGTTACGCCGCCCGTTGCGCCGAGGACGGCACCGTGATCGTCGCCTATATCGTCGACGGCGTGGTCCGCGGGGCGGCCGAGCTGCATCCGCCCGAGGGCGATTCGCTGCCCGAGGTCGCCTTCAGCGTGGAAGCCTCGGCGCGGCGCCAGAACGTCGGCACCGTGCTGTTCAGCCGCCTGATCGCGGAAGCGCGCTGGAAAGGCTACAAGCGCCTGCGTATTACCACCGGCGCCGAGAATCACGCGATGCGGGCGCTCGCCAGGAAGTTCGGCGCGCATCTGCAATTCCGTCATGGCGAATCGACCGGTACGATCGATCTCGCCAAGGCGCCTGAGGACGAACTCGCTGATCTCGCGGCCTCGCCATTCGCGGCCGGCCGCGCTCTTATCAGCTTCAACTCGACCTGCTGGAAGATCATTTCCAGCATCTATGGCAATCGCGCCGCCTGA
- a CDS encoding PaaI family thioesterase yields the protein MTPLEKLKAMKMPFAELKGVEFVEAGKDRVVARMTVRPDLCTLHHTIHGGAVMALADSVGAAATVINLPEDAKGTTTLESKTNFIGGAKEGTTVIATATPVHRGRRTQVWTTRLETEDGKLVAVVTQTQLVLV from the coding sequence ATGACGCCGCTCGAGAAACTTAAAGCGATGAAGATGCCGTTTGCCGAACTCAAGGGCGTCGAGTTCGTCGAGGCCGGGAAAGATCGCGTGGTGGCGCGGATGACGGTCAGGCCCGATCTCTGCACGCTTCATCACACCATCCACGGCGGCGCGGTGATGGCGCTGGCCGATTCCGTCGGCGCGGCGGCCACCGTGATCAATCTGCCGGAGGACGCCAAGGGCACGACCACGCTTGAGAGCAAGACCAACTTTATCGGCGGGGCCAAGGAGGGAACCACGGTGATCGCGACCGCCACCCCAGTCCACAGAGGCCGGCGAACCCAGGTCTGGACCACCCGGCTGGAGACCGAGGACGGCAAGCTGGTCGCCGTGGTGACGCAGACCCAGCTGGTCCTCGTATGA
- a CDS encoding glutamine synthetase beta-grasp domain-containing protein — MTKYKLEYIWLDGYTPTPNLRGKTQIKEFASFPTLEQLPLWGFDGSSTQQAEGHSSDCVLKPVAVFPDGARTNGVLVMCEVMMPDGKTPHSTNKRATILDDSGAWFGFEQEYFFYKDGRPLGFPASGYPAPQGPYYTGVGFSNVGDVARKIVEEHLDLCLAAGINHEGINAEVAKGQWEFQIFGKGSKKAADEMWMARYLMLRLTEKYGIDIEFHCKPLGDTDWNGSGMHANFSTEYMRTVGGKEYFEALMAAFDKNLMDHIAVYGPDNDKRLTGKHETAPWNKFSYGIADRGASIRVPHSFVNNGYKGYLEDRRPNSQGDPYQIASQILKTIASVPADKKAAA, encoded by the coding sequence ATGACCAAGTATAAGCTCGAGTACATCTGGCTCGACGGATATACGCCGACTCCGAACTTGCGCGGCAAAACTCAGATCAAGGAATTCGCGTCGTTCCCGACGCTCGAGCAGCTTCCGCTCTGGGGCTTCGATGGCTCCTCCACCCAGCAGGCTGAAGGCCACAGCTCCGATTGCGTGCTGAAGCCGGTCGCGGTGTTCCCGGATGGCGCCCGCACCAACGGCGTGCTCGTGATGTGCGAAGTCATGATGCCCGACGGCAAGACCCCGCACTCGACCAACAAGCGCGCCACCATTCTCGACGATTCCGGCGCCTGGTTCGGTTTCGAGCAGGAATACTTCTTCTACAAGGACGGCCGTCCGCTCGGCTTCCCGGCCTCCGGCTATCCGGCGCCGCAGGGTCCGTATTACACCGGCGTCGGCTTCTCGAACGTCGGCGACGTCGCCCGCAAGATCGTCGAAGAGCATCTCGACCTCTGCCTGGCTGCCGGCATCAACCATGAAGGCATCAACGCGGAAGTCGCGAAGGGCCAGTGGGAATTCCAGATCTTCGGCAAAGGCTCCAAGAAGGCCGCTGACGAAATGTGGATGGCCCGCTACCTGATGCTGCGCCTGACCGAGAAGTACGGCATCGACATCGAGTTCCACTGCAAGCCGCTCGGCGACACCGACTGGAACGGCTCCGGCATGCACGCCAACTTCTCGACCGAGTATATGCGTACGGTCGGCGGCAAGGAGTACTTCGAGGCGCTGATGGCGGCCTTCGACAAGAACCTGATGGACCACATCGCCGTCTACGGCCCGGACAACGACAAGCGTCTGACCGGCAAGCACGAGACCGCGCCCTGGAACAAGTTCAGCTACGGCATTGCCGATCGCGGTGCTTCCATCCGCGTGCCGCACTCCTTCGTCAACAACGGTTACAAGGGCTATCTGGAAGACCGTCGTCCGAATTCGCAGGGCGACCCATACCAGATCGCTTCGCAGATCCTGAAGACGATCGCCTCCGTGCCGGCCGACAAGAAGGCGGCCGCCTAA
- a CDS encoding SDR family oxidoreductase gives MQGKVLIVTGALGALGKVVAETAQSRGARVAGIDHSPSQISPTPERIEIGGVDLSDAAQAKTAVEAAARHFGKVDVLINIAGGFAFETVGDGDIKTWQRMHALNLLTALNASHAALPHLAASTTGRIVNIGAMGALQAGSGMGPYAASKAGVHRLTEALASEWKGKVTVNAVLPSIIDTKANRADMPKADFAKWVTPQELTEVILFLASDAASGVTGALIPVGGRV, from the coding sequence ATGCAAGGCAAGGTTCTGATCGTGACCGGAGCACTCGGCGCACTTGGAAAAGTCGTCGCCGAGACCGCGCAGTCGCGCGGCGCGCGCGTGGCCGGCATCGACCATTCGCCATCGCAAATCTCCCCGACGCCTGAGCGCATCGAGATCGGCGGCGTCGATCTGTCCGACGCAGCACAAGCAAAGACGGCAGTCGAGGCGGCGGCAAGACACTTTGGCAAAGTCGACGTGTTGATCAACATCGCCGGTGGCTTCGCCTTCGAGACCGTGGGCGACGGCGACATCAAGACATGGCAGCGCATGCATGCGCTCAACCTGCTGACGGCGCTCAACGCCTCGCACGCGGCGCTGCCCCATCTGGCTGCGTCCACAACCGGCCGCATCGTCAATATCGGCGCCATGGGAGCGCTTCAGGCCGGCTCCGGCATGGGCCCCTATGCGGCGTCGAAAGCCGGCGTCCATCGGCTCACCGAGGCGCTGGCGAGCGAGTGGAAAGGCAAGGTGACCGTGAACGCGGTGCTGCCCTCGATCATCGACACCAAGGCGAACCGCGCCGACATGCCGAAAGCCGACTTCGCCAAATGGGTGACACCGCAGGAACTCACCGAAGTCATCCTGTTCCTCGCCAGCGATGCCGCCAGCGGCGTCACCGGCGCGCTGATCCCGGTCGGCGGGCGGGTGTAG
- a CDS encoding tyrosine-protein phosphatase produces the protein MKDSPTRHLALQGASNFRDLGGYPTADGRTTRWRHIFRSNHLGQLTAADVEIVRALGVRSAFDFRGVEERAAGVCVVSEIAVHSLPIEPTVVAALRAELARGRLTAPVALELMRESYRNYVRHNTASFRNLFGHLLEDCAPLVIHCTAGKDRTGFASALILHALGVADEIVAEDYLLTNQHYKRDASNVSDLPADVLDAIGTVEASYLAAAFEAVGSEYGDLETYLRDGLKLGRAERTALKARYLQS, from the coding sequence ATGAAAGACTCCCCTACCCGCCATCTCGCCCTGCAAGGCGCCAGCAATTTTCGCGACCTCGGCGGCTATCCGACCGCAGATGGCCGTACCACGCGCTGGCGGCACATCTTCCGCTCCAACCATCTCGGCCAGCTCACTGCCGCCGATGTCGAGATCGTCCGCGCGCTGGGCGTGCGGAGCGCCTTCGATTTTCGTGGCGTCGAGGAGCGCGCGGCGGGTGTCTGCGTGGTCAGCGAGATCGCCGTGCATTCACTGCCGATCGAGCCGACGGTCGTGGCCGCGCTGCGCGCCGAGCTCGCCAGGGGCAGGCTGACGGCGCCGGTCGCGCTCGAACTCATGCGCGAATCCTATCGCAACTACGTCCGCCACAACACGGCCAGTTTCCGCAACCTGTTCGGACATCTCCTGGAGGACTGCGCGCCGCTCGTCATTCACTGCACCGCCGGCAAGGACCGCACCGGCTTTGCCAGCGCGCTGATCCTGCATGCGCTCGGCGTGGCCGACGAAATCGTTGCCGAGGACTACCTGTTGACCAACCAGCACTACAAGCGCGACGCATCAAATGTCTCCGATCTTCCCGCCGATGTTCTCGACGCGATCGGCACCGTCGAGGCCTCGTATCTTGCGGCTGCTTTCGAGGCCGTCGGTAGCGAGTATGGCGATCTCGAAACCTACTTGCGCGACGGTCTCAAGCTCGGCAGAGCGGAGCGGACCGCACTGAAGGCGCGCTATTTGCAATCGTAG